The genomic DNA CGCGAACGCGGGCCACACGTCCGGACCGCAGGCCCGGGAGCCGAGGCCGTGCTGGGCGGCGTCGACGATCAGCCGGCTCGTCGTCGATTGCGGCAGCTCGAAGGGGTGCCCGGCCCGGGCGATCTCCTGCGGGGTGTGGCGGCTGAGCGTGAAGCCGGGGCGGCGCCCGTGGGTGTCGGGGAGTGCCACGATGTGCAGCACTTCGGTGTCGCCGCTGGTCAGCGCCAGTCGGCGCAGTTCGGAGCGGTGACCGGTCTCCTGCGGCCGCGCGTAGTCGACCGAGAGATCGCCGACGCTGGACGCGAAACGGCCGGTGCGGGCCGCGCGGACACTGTCGGGGTAGGACTCCAGCGGGCCCAGACCGAACCACTCGGCGCCGTCGACCGGAGCCGTGCCGTCGGGCAGATCGAAGCGGACCCCGATCCGCGGCCACACCGTCTGCCAGTTGCGCGAGGGCTGGATCTCCACCCGCAGTTCCACCTCGCCGTCGCTCTCCCGCGACCAGACGGACTCCACCAGCACCGACAGACCCGAGTCGGCGGCCGCGACCTTGTCGACCGTGCGCAGCGCGTCCCCGGTCTGCTCCACGGACACCCGACGCGAGGTCAGCCGGTCGAGTCCGTCGCGCAGCCACAGCTCGGCGTTGGAGACCCCGGCGACGTTCGCGTCGCTCTCCGCGACATCACCCCAGGCGCCCTTGTCGTTGTCGGTCGGCGCCCGGAACAGCTCCAACCGCGGCCCTGCCACGGGACGTTCGCCGAGCCGTACGAGAGATCCGCCGGCGAACTCGGCGATGCCGAGCGTGAAGGTCCCGTCGCCGGCCCTCCAGTCGAACCGTGCACGGGCAGCGGGCACCGGACGGCGAATGGACCGGTCCAGTTGGGCGGTCGCGACGACATGGCCCTCGGGTGCCCAAGGAGTTCCGGTCGCCAGCTCGGCGTCGATCGTCAGCCAGGTCTCGGCGTCCGGCGACACCGGGACCGTCGGCAGGGACACCCGGCCCGAGTCGCCCGCCGCGACGAGGGGGACCTCCAACTCCCCTGATTCCACCGGCACTCCGTCGTGCTCGACCCGCCAGCGGAAGCGCAGGTCGGAGGTGTCGGTCGTGTGCCGGAGGTTGGAGATCGCGACCCCGTCGCCGTCGAAGGCGAACTGCACCGGCGCCACGACCGCCTTGAACTCATGGAGGCTCGGCGTCGGCACGTCGTCGCTCAACACCATGCCGTCCATCACGAAGTTGCCGTCGTGGACGACCTCGCCGAAGTCGCCGCCGTACGCGTAGTACGGCGTCCCGTCCGGGGTCGTGGCCAGGATGCCGTGGTCGCGCCACTCCCAGACGAAGCCGCCGTGCAGGCGCGGAAACTCGTGCACCAGTGCCTCGTACTGGTCGAACGCGCCCGGCCCGTTGCCCATCGCGTGCGCGTACTCGCACAGCAGGAACGGCTTGGTGCGCTGCCGGGCGCCCTGTGCGGGCGTGCAGTTGAGCAGCGGGGCGCGGGAGCCGTCGGTGCCGATCTGCTCGGTCTCCAGCACGGACGCGTACATGCGGGAGTAGACGTCGGTGTACTCGCCGGCGTGGTCGCCCTCGTAGTGCACGGGGCGTTCGGCGTCGCGGGCGTGGACCCACGCCGACATCGCGGCGAGGTTGCTGCCGGTGCCCGCCTCGTTGCCGAGCGACCAGATCACGATGCTGGGATGGTTCTTGTCCCGCTCGACCGTGCGCTGGACGCGGTCGAGGTACGCCTCGCGCCAGGCCGGGTCGTCACTGGGATTGCCGACCCAGCCGACCTTGTCGAAGCCGTGCGTCTCCAGATCGCATTCGAGGATCACCCAGAACCCGAGCTCGTCGGCGAGGTCGAGCAGCCGGGGATGCGGCGGGTAGTGGCTGGTGCGGA from Streptomyces sp. NBC_01478 includes the following:
- a CDS encoding glycoside hydrolase family 2 TIM barrel-domain containing protein; this encodes MLPEFSPHVSDLAPGRGALRPARSWLHSDAKSLSLNGPWRFRLSPTPSAAEDFAAEGFDAHGWDSIPVPSHWVLEGDGAYGRPIYTNIQFPFPIDPPYVPDENPTGDYRRAFDVPPDWSDAERVVLRFDGVESLFRVWVNGVEIGGASGSRLAHEFDVTDAVRTGENVVAVRVHQWSAASYVEDQDQWWLPGIFRDVTLIARPAGGIEDVWLRTGFDHGRGRIEAEVVADATAFPVTLRLPELGVEQVWATPDDVAPLDLAEVEPWSAELPRLYDATVSTAAETVTLRVGFRTVEIRGDQFLVNGRRVVFHGVNRHETHPERGRVFDEEHAREDLALMKRFNVNAIRTSHYPPHPRLLDLADELGFWVILECDLETHGFDKVGWVGNPSDDPAWREAYLDRVQRTVERDKNHPSIVIWSLGNEAGTGSNLAAMSAWVHARDAERPVHYEGDHAGEYTDVYSRMYASVLETEQIGTDGSRAPLLNCTPAQGARQRTKPFLLCEYAHAMGNGPGAFDQYEALVHEFPRLHGGFVWEWRDHGILATTPDGTPYYAYGGDFGEVVHDGNFVMDGMVLSDDVPTPSLHEFKAVVAPVQFAFDGDGVAISNLRHTTDTSDLRFRWRVEHDGVPVESGELEVPLVAAGDSGRVSLPTVPVSPDAETWLTIDAELATGTPWAPEGHVVATAQLDRSIRRPVPAARARFDWRAGDGTFTLGIAEFAGGSLVRLGERPVAGPRLELFRAPTDNDKGAWGDVAESDANVAGVSNAELWLRDGLDRLTSRRVSVEQTGDALRTVDKVAAADSGLSVLVESVWSRESDGEVELRVEIQPSRNWQTVWPRIGVRFDLPDGTAPVDGAEWFGLGPLESYPDSVRAARTGRFASSVGDLSVDYARPQETGHRSELRRLALTSGDTEVLHIVALPDTHGRRPGFTLSRHTPQEIARAGHPFELPQSTTSRLIVDAAQHGLGSRACGPDVWPAFALRPESRTIRLRITAPR